The following proteins are co-located in the Malus sylvestris chromosome 13, drMalSylv7.2, whole genome shotgun sequence genome:
- the LOC126595105 gene encoding DEAD-box ATP-dependent RNA helicase 46-like, which translates to MASVEPAGPRYAPDDPTLPNPWKGLIDGSTGLLYYWNPETNVTQYEKPASLPPPLPAGPPPATTTPKLAAIPVAHSMQPNGVMPQDGQQITQAPQQQGSQLNQYSQPHGHIMAQQLNPTSYAQQQGSQMAQPGHQQSSQVGQAMQHHGHMMQHPGQQMPQQLGQHTPQGHGSQMHQFAHQQVHYIPYQQSIPPQGQQSSQQQSMHSAQGQPLLNQQEYKPAFSQREEDDFQQRNQIGVSPSRFQPAGASSVQNLPTGTNPVQMPQRSVHQGPPQQFGGPIGNMQHPSSFGHLQQPGADLPHHQHGSRFQNQMDPAMIHGQQSNVPPVGLRMGHEDNFHGRGGNDYYFNSNNEGPPGPQQPKLASIPIARSQQEMSMSGGPPFQNATPGRASALNTMPGPMHNVYSHATGGQPFPNNSLVKPPYAGPTSVTSLSPVEVYRQQHEVTASGDNVPAPFMTFEDTGFPPEILREIHAAGFTSPTPIQAQTWPIALQSRDIVAIAKTGSGKTLGYLMPAFILLRQRHNHSQNGPTVLVLAPTRELATQIQDEVLKFGRASRVSCTCLYGGAPKVLQLKELDRGADIVVATPGRLNDILEMKKIDFRQVSLLVLDEADRMLDMGFEPQIRKIVDQIPPHRQTLMYTATWPKEVRKIASDLLVNPVQVNIGNVDELAANKSITQYVEVVPQMEKQRRLEQILRSQERGSKIIVFCSTKRLCDQIARSIGRTFGAAAIHGDKSQGERDWVLNQFRSGKSPVLVATDVAARGLDIKDIRVVVNYDFPTGVEDYVHRIGRTGRAGATGMSYTFFSEQDWKYAADLIKVLEGANQQVPPEVREIALRGGAGFGKDRNPMNRFDSGGPVNGGTGRWDSGGRDGMRDGGFGGRGGTRDGGFGGRGGTRDGGFGGRGGTRDGGGGMRDGGFGGRGGMRDGFGGRGGSRDGAVGGRGGRGDFFSGPGNRGRGFGGPGGGNVGWGRNGSGPQDRYNSMDGRGGRGRGRFDNRVDIPDRSRGRSYSRSPDRVRTWDINRSRSRSRSRSRSRSRRSRSWTRSRSRSRSWSRGRSRSYSRSRSRSHSRSPSYERYERPPRVSKFDVKDPVPESGAPPVPEMVPKSPDTKPMGELPVVEETEPVHTKGVGGDPSHHPAT; encoded by the exons ATGGCATCAGTGGAGCCAGCCGGTCCACGATATGCGCCAGATGATCCTACACTTCCAAATCCGTGGAAGGGTTTGATTGATGGTAGCACGGGTTTGTTATACTATTGGAATCCTGAAACTAACGTTACCCAGTATGAAAAACCGGCTTCTTTGCCTCCGCCCTTGCCAGCAGGTCCGCCTCCTGCTACTACCACACCAAAGCTGGCTGCAATTCCTGTTGCTCATTCAATGCAACCGAACGGAGTGATGCCTCAGGATGGGCAGCAGATAACACAAGCTCCACAACAGCAGGGGTCGCAACTAAACCAGTATTCTCAACCTCATGGACATATAATGGCACAACAGCTGAATCCGACATCATATGCTCAACAGCAGGGATCACAAATGGCTCAACCTGGACATCAACAGAGTTCACAAGTGGGACAGGCCATGCAACATCATGGGCATATGATGCAGCATCCGGGTCAGCAAATGCCTCAGCAACTGGGGCAACACACACCACAGGGTCACGGGTCACAAATGCATCAGTTTGCACATCAGCAGGTGCATTATATCCCTTATCAGCAAAGCATTCCTCCGCAAGGGCAGCAAAGTTCACAACAGCAATCTATGCATAGTGCACAAGGGCAACCACTGTTAAATCAACAAGAATATAAACCTGCATTCTCTCAGAGGGAGGAAGATGATTTTCAACAAAGAAATCAAATTGGTGTTTCTCCATCTCGATTTCAACCTGCGGGTGCCTCATCTGTGCAGAATCTTCCTACTGGGACCAATCCAGTACAAATGCCACAGAGGTCTGTTCATCAAGGGCCACCCCAACAATTTGGCGGCCCTATAGGAAACATGCAACACCCTTCCTCTTTTGGTCACCTGCAGCAACCTGGGGCTGATTTGCCTCACCATCAACATGGTTCTAGGTTCCAAAATCAAATGGACCCGGCAATGATACATGGTCAGCAGTCAAATGTGCCTCCTGTAGGATTAAGAATGGGTCATGAAGATAATTTCCATGGTAGAGGTGGAAATGACTATTACTTCAATAGTAACAATGAAGGACCACCAGGTCCTCAGCAACCCAAGCTTGCATCTATTCCGATTGCAAGAAGTCAGCAG gaGATGAGTATGAGTGGTGGTCCTCCATTTCAAAATGCTACACCAGGTCGTGCCAGTGCACTGAATACCATGCCAGGTCCCATGCATAACGTGTACAGTCATGCAACAGGTGGTCAACCTTTCCCAAATAACTCTTTGGTGAAGCCCCCTTATGCCGGACCTACAAGTGTTACTAGTCTTTCACCTGTTGAAGTTTATCGGCAACAACATGAAGTTACTGCATCG GGTGACAATGTTCCTGCACCGTTCATGACATTTGAAGACACTGGTTTTCCTCCAGAGATATTGAGAGAG ATTCATGCTGCTGGCTTCACATCTCCCACACCAATTCAGGCACAAACATGGCCAATTGCTCTTCAAAGTAGGGATATAGTTGCAATTGCGAAAACTGGTTCTGGAAAAACTTTGGGCTATTTGATGCCTGCATTCATTCTTCTTAGACAACGCCATAATCATTCTCAGAATGGCCCAACAGTCTTGGTTTTGGCCCCAACACGGGAGCTTGCAACGCAGATACAAGACGAGGTCTTGAAATTTGGGCGAGCTTCTAGGGTATCTTGCACG TGCTTGTATGGTGGAGCTCCAAAAGTCCTTCAGCTAAAAGAGTTAGATCGTGGAGCAGATATAGTTGTGGCAACTCCTGGTCGTCTTAATGACATACTGGAAATGAAGAAAATTGATTTTCGGCAAGTTTCTCTACTTGTACTTGATGAAGCAGATCGAATGCTTGATATGGGTTTTGAACCTCAAATCCGTAAAATCGTGGATCAAATACCCCCGCACAGACAAACCCTTATGTACACAGCAACATGGCCCAAAGAAGTAAGAAAAATAGCAAGTGACCTTCTTGTTAATCCTGTACAAGTGAATATTGGCAATGTTGACGAGCTTGCTGCAAACAAGTCTATCACACAG TACGTTGAAGTTGTCCCACAAATGGAGAAGCAAAGGCGCTTGGAGCAGATCCTAAGATCCCAAGAACGAGGTTCTAAGATCATTGTCTTTTGTTCCACCAAGAGGTTGTGCGATCAGATTGCACGTAGTATTGGACGCACCTTTGGGGCTGCTGCAATTCACGGGGACAAGTCTCAAGGTGAGCGAGACTGGGTTTTAAATCAGTTCCGGAGTGGAAAATCCCCAGTATTAGTTGCCACTGACGTTGCTGCTCGTGGGCTTGACATCAAAGATATAAG GGTGGTGGTAAATTATGATTTCCCTACTGGTGTTGAAGACTATGTTCACCGAATTGGAAGAACTGGGAGGGCTGGCGCAACTGGGATGTCCTACACCTTTTTCTCCGAGCAAGACTGGAAATATGCAGCTGATTTGATTAAAGTTCTGGAGGGAGCTAACCAGCAAGTGCCTCCAGAGGTGCGAGAGATTGCTCTACGTGGTGGGGCTGGTTTTGGCAAGGATAGGAATCCGATGAACCGTTTTGATTCTGGTGGGCCTGTTAATGGTGGTACTGGCCGCTGGGATTCTGGCGGCCGTGATGGAATGAGGGATGGGGGTTTTGGTGGTCGCGGCGGTACAAGGGATGGGGGTTTTGGAGGTCGCGGCGGTACAAGGGATGGGGGTTTTGGAGGTCGCGGCGGTACAAGGGATGGGGGTGGTGGCATGAGGGATGGTGGTTTTGGTGGTCGTGGCGGCATGCGAGATGGCTTTGGCGGTCGTGGTGGCTCTAGGGATGGTGCTGTTGGCGGCCGTGGTGGGAGAGGCGATTTCTTTTCTGGGCCTGGGAACAGGGGCCGAGGATTTGGTGGTCCTGGTGGTGGTAATGTTGGTTGGGGTAGAAATGGCAGTGGCCCGCAAGATCGGTACAACAGTATGGATGGGCGTGGGGGACGTGGACGGGGACGATTTGATAATAGAGTTGATATTCCTGACAGGAGCAGAGGCAGAAGCTATAGCCGTAGCCCTGACAGAGTTCGAACATGGGATATCAACAGAAGCAGAAGCCGGAGTCGAAGCCGCAGCCGCAGCCGGAGTAGGAGGAGTCGGAGCTGGACCAGGAGTCGGAGTCGTAGTCGGAGCTGGTCCCGT